The proteins below come from a single Argentina anserina chromosome 1, drPotAnse1.1, whole genome shotgun sequence genomic window:
- the LOC126799782 gene encoding probable long-chain-alcohol O-fatty-acyltransferase 1 has protein sequence MEGELKNFIKVWITTIFCLSYCHYIVSRLIPKGLLRLISLLPVFYLLITTPLSLHSFHLCGPTTFFLVWLGIFKLLLFSFDLGPLSPPPPSLCHFISIACLPIKIKQNPNPKITQKPRNLIVQKPNKSVVVAVKALLLGLIVHIYEYRSHLHPYVILALYCCHMYLALESILALAATPARALGFELEPQSDEPYLSTSLQDFWGRRWNLMVTNILRPTVYVPTRRVAGRLVGARGARLAAVMATFAVSGLMHEVIYYYLTRVRPTWEVTWFFVLHGACVVVEVEVKKAVSGGWMLHPAVSRPLTLLFLAVTGNWLFFPQLVRNGVDTKAIGEYAIVMESVKANLPHLQS, from the coding sequence ATGGAGGGAGAGCTCAAGAACTTCATCAAGGTATGGATCACAACCATCTTTTGTCTCTCTTATTGCCATTACATTGTCTCCAGATTAATCCCAAAAGGCCTACTCAGGCTCATCTCCCTCCTCCCCGTCTTCTACCTCCTCATCACCACCCCCCTATCTCTCCACTCCTTCCATCTCTGCGGACCCACCACCTTTTTCCTAGTCTGGCTAGGTATCTTCAagctcctcctcttctccttcgaCCTCGGCCCTCTTTCACCACCCCCACCTTCCCTCTGCCACTTCATCTCCATTGCTTGCCTCCccatcaaaatcaaacaaaacccaAATCCTAAAATCACCCAGAAACCCAGAAACCTAATCGTTCAGAAACCTAACAAGTCAGTTGTGGTGGCTGTGAAGGCATTACTTTTGGGTTTGATagttcatatatatgagtacAGATCACATTTGCACCCTTATGTGATCTTAGCCTTGTATTGTTGCCACATGTACTTGGCTCTGGAAAGTATACTAGCCCTAGCTGCGACTCCGGCTCGAGCTCTCGGGTTCGAGCTCGAGCCGCAGTCCGACGAGCCTTACCTCTCCACTTCGCTTCAAGACTTTTGGGGACGAAGATGGAACCTGATGGTCACAAATATTCTGCGCCCTACTGTGTACGTTCCTACGCGTCGCGTGGCAGGGCGTTTGGTTGGGGCAAGGGGGGCTAGGCTTGCGGCGGTGATGGCTACCTTTGCGGTGTCCGGGTTAATGCATGAGgttatttattattatctcacgcgcgtgcggcccacgTGGGAAGTGACGTGGTTTTTCGTGCTGCATGGGGCTTGtgtggtggtggaggtggaggtgaAGAAGGCGGTTAGCGGCGGGTGGATGCTGCACCCGGCGGTTTCGAGGCCGTTGACGTTGTTGTTCTTGGCTGTGACGGGTAATTGGCTGTTCTTTCCTCAGTTGGTCAGGAATGGTGTTGATACAAAGGCTATAGGAGAGTATGCAATTGTGATGGAATCTGTCAAGGCTAATTTGCCTCATTTACAGAGCTGA